One Ranitomeya variabilis isolate aRanVar5 chromosome 5, aRanVar5.hap1, whole genome shotgun sequence DNA window includes the following coding sequences:
- the LOC143776910 gene encoding uncharacterized protein LOC143776910 produces the protein MDALKNWIHGKNYHSWRKVRDEWYKVIFSKFTITCNSSSLEYKNWNPWKVWCESWEEFQSSEEKLPKSDKPRAAVFSEMFNLAKMTSDKLEEAKAMRIDLSQKIHENESLKNQNFILEKKCAELQMELNIREKIRVQNMEKEANLRTALEGREQILTLQVKRMEDELCQARAKCDQLEATISSFQRQLVEYNKKGNCQINIKNDFHCSPYPKNSQSFPYKQLENSEGEKSLDLESIKNIVERLGPVTRLNVFDWLCSCDAEYRIWGWSGKDFEKILHRCMDSSTYSSITPITRMTEISWSEMCKDIAERFIPDLDDLLAKERMKKDETVLQYFNRMWMIYRCNYVFSSRDEPGYIEAICDGLLPHLRDHVEQFRDEDEDYMAIEASARSAEYLWWKSGSKEEERYWALRRAPPGFPSRTTIWRRLKEHGVPHKEIDGATYWDLLVRLCRYEDLGSRGKIICQECKKNPK, from the exons ATGGATGCTCTAAAAAACTGGATACATGGGAAAAACTATCATTCTTGGAGAAAGGTGCGAGACGAGTGGTACAAGGTCATATTTTCTAAATTTACTATCACCTGTAATTCTTCTTCTCTGGAATACAAAAATTGGAACCCATGGAAGGTTTGGTGTGAATCATGGGAAGAGTTTCAGTCCTCCGAAGAAAAGCTTCCAAAATCTGATAAGCCCAGAGCCGCCGTGTTTTCGGAGATGTTTAACCTAGCCAAAATGACCAGTGACAAGCTAGAAGAAGCGAAAGCCATGAGGATAGATCTGAGTCAGAAAATCCACGAGAACGAAAGTTTGAAAAACCAAAATTTCATCTTGGAGAAAAAATGTGCTGAGCTTCAAATGGAATTGAATATCAGAGAGAAGATCAGAGTCCAAAATATGGAGAAGGAAGCCAACCTCAGAACGGCACTGGAGGGTCGGGAGCAAATCTTGACGCTACAGGTCAAACGCATGGAAGACGAACTTTGCCAAGCCCGAGCCAAGTGTGACCAACTGGAGGCGACGATTTCTTCTTTTCAACGTCAATTGGTGGAATATAATAAAAAAGGCAATTGCCAGATCAACATCAAAAATGACTTCCATTGTTCTCCTTACCCTAAAAATAGCCAATCCTTTCCTTACAAACAACTGGAAAATTCAGAGGGAGAGAAATCGTTAGATCTAGAGTCCATTAAGAATATTGTCGAAAGGCTTGGACCGGTCACCAGACTCAATGTTTTCGATTGGCTGTGCAGCTGTGATGCGGAATACCGAATATGGGGATGGAGTGGAAAAGACTTTGAAAAAATCCTCCACCGGTGTATGGATTCAAGCACCTACTCTTCAATAACACCCATAACAAGAATGACTGAAATCTCTTGGTCCGAAATGTGCAAAGACATAGCCGAAAGGTTCATTCCTGATCTAGACGACTTGCTGGCCAAAGAACGGATGAAGAAGGATGAGACGGTGTTGCAATATTTCAACCGCATGTGGATGATATATCGCTGCAACTATGTCTTCTCATCCAGGGATGAACCCGGATACATAGAGGCCATCTGTGACGGCCTGCTCCCTCACTTGCGTGATCATGTCGAACAGTTCCGTGACGAGGACGAGGACTACATGGCCATCGAAGCATCAGCCCGTTCGGCTGAGTATTTGTGGTGGAAGTCAGGAAGTAAAGAAGAAGAACGGTATTGGGCGCTTCGGAGAGCGCCGCCCGGATTTCCTTCACGTACTACGATATGGAGGAGGTTGAAAGAGCATGGAGTTCCGCACAAAGAAATTGATGGTGCTACGTACTGGGATCTCTTGGTGCGTCTGTGCAGATATGAAGATCTTGGATCAAGAGGCAAGATAATTTGCCAAGAGTGTAAAAAAAACCCTAAG TGA